Proteins encoded by one window of Cannabis sativa cultivar Pink pepper isolate KNU-18-1 chromosome 4, ASM2916894v1, whole genome shotgun sequence:
- the LOC133037163 gene encoding uncharacterized protein LOC133037163, giving the protein MPPRRSVRVGRGRGRGRGQGQGRDDGGNNEPPQAPQGWEERIAALEGIIHRQDEELRQLRRQPEPPVQIRQDAENRDPPAAVVYPATEARHELLAERFRKQHPPEFEGGIDPVVAEEWISRIESILQMLRVDGNDRVKCASYMLRKDARIWWEVVEQTKDVDTMNWDDFKRVFNEKYYNSAVLAAKVDEFTGLVQGSLTVTEYAQKFDRLAKFAPDLVPTDRVRAHRFVEGLKPMVARDVEIVSRGQFSYAQVVEMALTAERSENKIWKENAARRESKKGGANSNDHKKRGQDQSGQPSQDKRYKSDNDQRFNGSSGRNIPECPKCTKRHLGECRAKACYKCGKEGHIKRNCPLWGQTGNRAEPKKDDKYVPARVFAITQAEAEASPSVVSGQIPMANTTCKVLFDSGATHSFIASTIVNHINAPSELFTVGFGTMLPSGEVVISRSWLRGIPVRIDGRELFVDLIVLDLFDFDVILGMDFLTKYGASIDCKQKKVVFTPEDGETFEFRGVGKKPRTPIISAMKAGQLLQRGCLGYLVNVVDDTKKIERKSEETRVVAEFLDVFPEELPGLPPHREIEFVIELVPGTAPVSRAPYRMAPSELKELKIQLEELLKLGFIRPSYSPWGAPVLFVKKKDGTMRMCIDYRELNKVTIKNRYPLPRIDDLFDQLQGKKVFSKIDLRSGYHQLRIKNEDIPKTAFRTRYGHYEFMVMSFGLTNAPAAFMDLMNRVFKEYLDQFVIVFIDDILIYSKTEEEHEEHLRLTLQRLREHQLYAKYKKCEFWLSEVAFLGHIVTNGGIKVDPAKVLCGERMA; this is encoded by the coding sequence atgcctcctagaaggtcagttagagtgggtcgaggtcgaggtcgaggtcgaggccaaggccaaggccgAGATGATGGAGGGAACAATGAACCGCCTCAAGCACCACAGGGATGGGAAGAGCGCATTGCCGCACTGGAAGGAATCATTCATAGGCAGGATGAAGAACTTCGTCAGCTGAGACGTCAACCGGAGCCGCCAGTCCAAATAAGGCAGGATGCAGAAAATAGAGACCCACCAGCTGCAGTGGTATATCCTGCTACAGAGGCTAGACATGAGTTGTTAGCAGAGAGATTTCGGAAACAACACCCACCTGAGTTTGAGGGAGGCATAGACCCGGTAGTGGCTGAGGAGTGGATAAGTCGCATAGAAAGCATTTTGCAGATGCTAAGGGTGGATGGGAATGACCGAGTGAAGTGTGCATCTTACATGCTGAGGAAAGATGCTCGTATCTGgtgggaggtggtggaacaaacaaaggatgtagataccatgaactgggacgatttcaaaagggtctttaatgagaagtattataactcAGCAGTTCTAGCAGCAAAGGTCGATGAATTTACTGGGTTAGTCCAAGGGAGTCTTACTGTGACTGAATATGCACAAAAATTTGATAGATTGGCAAAATTCGCTCCAGATCTGGTACCTACTGATAGAGTGCGAGCACATCGATTTGTGGAGGGCCTGAAACCAATGGTTGCTCGAGATGTGGAAATTGTGTCAAGGGGTCAATTCAGTTATGCTCAAGTTGTCGAAATGGCTCTTACGGCGGAGCGGAGtgaaaacaaaatttggaaggaaaatgctgCCAGGAGAGAATCTAAGAAAGGTGGAGCCAATTCTAATGACCACAAGAAACGGGGACAGGACCAGTCCGGGCAGCCAAGTCAAGACAAGAGGTACAAAAGTGATAACGACCAACGATTTAATGGCAGCAGTGGGCGAAACATTCCAGAATGCCCTAAATGTACCAAACGTCATCTCGGCGAGTGTCGCGCAAAAGCATGCTACAAATGTGGAAAAGAAGGACACATCAAACGCAATTGCCCACTGTGGGGACAGACTGGGAACAGAGCAGAACCCAAGAAAGATGACAAGTATGTTCCAGCCAGAGTTTTTGCCATCACTCAAGCAGAAGCTGAGGCCAGTCCTTCGGTTGTATCAGGTCAGATTCCTATGGCCAACACCACTTGTAaagttttgtttgattctggtgcaactcattcctttattgctagcacaattgtaaatcatataaatgcaccgagtgaattatttactgtggggtttgggaccatgttaccatctggggaggttgtaatctctagaagttggcttaggggtatacctgtcaggatagatggtagagaattatttgtagacctgattgtattagatttatttgattttgatgtaaTCTTGGGCATGGATTTTCTTACCAAATATGGAGCATCAATTGACTGCAAGCAAAAGAAAGTTGTTTTCACACCAGAAGATGGAGAGACTTTCGAGTTCAGGGGGGTAGGAAAGAAACCCCGCACTCCTATTATTTCGGCAATGAAGGCTGGGCAACTATTGCagcgtgggtgcttagggtatctagttaatgtggttgatgacaccaagaaaattgaaagaaagtcGGAGGAAACACGGGTAGTTGCTGAGTTTCTTGATGTATTTCCAGAGGAGTTACCCGGGTTACCACCACACAGAGAAATCGAATTTGTGATAGAATTAGTGCCCGGAACAGCACCAGTTTCCCGCGCACCATATAGGATGGCACCATCGGAATTGAAAGAACTCAAAATACAGTTGGAAGAATTGCTTAAGTTAGGGTTTATCAGACCTAGCTACTCTCCGTGGGGCGCACCAGTTctatttgttaaaaagaaagacggtactatgagaatgtgcatagatTACCGAGAATTGAACAAGGTGACTATAAAGAATCGGTACCCACTGCCGAGGATTGACGACTTGTTTGACCAGCTTCAAGGGAAAAAGgtgttttctaagattgatcttcgttcagggtatcatcagctaagaatcaaaaatgaagatataccgaagacagccttcagaacgagatacgggcattatgagttcatggtgatgtcatttggacttACAAATGCCCCAGCAGCTTTTATGGACCTCATGAACCGAGTCTTCAAGGAATATCTGGATCAGTTTGTCATTGTATTCATAGATGATATATTGATTTATTCTAAGACAGAGGAGGAACATGAGGAGCACTTACGCTTGACCTTGCAGCGACTAAGAGAACATCAATTGTATGCCAAGTAcaaaaaatgtgagttctggttgtccgaggttgcATTTTTGGGCCACATTGTCACTAACGGGGGAATAAAAGTAGATCCCGCCAAGGTTCTTTGCGGTGAAAGAATGGCCTAG
- the LOC133037164 gene encoding uncharacterized protein LOC133037164 has translation MLYGRKCRSPLHWDELGENKLLGPDAVQHTNEAIQKIRARMITAQSRQKSYADLKRRDIEFKVGDHVFLRVTPRKGLSVKRFGKRGKLSPRYVGPFQILDRVGSVAYRIALPPSLSGVHNVFHVSQLRKYVSDPSHVLSYETLGLQEDLSYNERPVKILDQKDRILRNKTITLVKVLWRNSVVEEATWELESDMREQYPELFE, from the coding sequence atgttgtatggaagaAAGTGCAGGTCTCCACTGCATTGGGATGAGTTGGGAGAGAACAAACTCCTAGGGCCAGATGCAGTTCAGCACACCAACGAAGCTATTCAGAAGATCAGGGCTAGAATGATCACAGCGCAGAGCAGACAGAAATCTTATGCAGACCTGAAGCGGAGAGACATTGAGTTCAAAGTGGGTGATCATGTGTTTCTTCGAGTGACACCACGAAAAGGACTCTCGGTGAAGAGATTTGGCAAGAGAGGGAAACTAAGTCCCAGATATGTTGGTCCATTTCAGATATTGGATAGAGTGGGCAGTGTAGCTTATAGAATAGCTTTACCGCCATCATTATCTGGGgtgcataatgtatttcatgtatctCAACTCCGGAAATATGTGTCAGACCCATCGCATGTTTTGAGCTATGAAACACTGGGTTTGCAGGAAGATTTGTCCTACAATGAACGTCCGGTGAAGATTCTTGATCAAAAGGATAGGATTTTGAGAAATAAGACAATTACCCTGGTGAAAGTCCTATGGAGAAACAGTGTGGTTGAGGAAGCTACTTGGGAGCTTGAATCTGATATGCGAGAACAATATCCAGAATTATTTGagtaa